Proteins encoded by one window of Gordonia jinghuaiqii:
- a CDS encoding cupin domain-containing protein, with protein sequence MTTAPVLHAITDLTAYKISPDDTVVLVVLSGPKTSGSSTTVCFEIWEPGGSQPDNSHADSTETFVVLRGGGTAHSDEHAVELTAGSVIVLPTGSVHRIVNTSATDKMYALTVMENDGGFEDLILRGTPTPLAADDVAVLAAAGPLGAPRE encoded by the coding sequence ATGACCACCGCACCTGTCCTGCACGCCATCACCGACCTGACGGCGTACAAGATCAGCCCGGACGACACCGTCGTGCTGGTCGTGCTGTCCGGACCGAAGACGTCAGGATCGTCGACGACGGTCTGTTTCGAGATCTGGGAACCCGGCGGGTCGCAACCGGACAACTCTCACGCCGACTCCACCGAGACCTTCGTGGTCCTGCGAGGCGGCGGGACGGCGCACAGTGACGAACACGCCGTGGAACTGACGGCCGGTTCGGTGATCGTGTTGCCGACCGGTTCGGTGCATCGCATCGTCAACACATCGGCGACGGACAAGATGTATGCCCTCACCGTGATGGAGAACGACGGCGGCTTCGAGGATCTCATCCTCCGTGGCACACCGACCCCACTGGCCGCCGACGACGTGGCCGTGCTGGCGGCAGCCGGTCCGCTGGGGGCTCCCCGAGAGTGA
- a CDS encoding MBL fold metallo-hydrolase, with product MSSGTAAGTEAVPDWFVVRDYGCGVHLISEPCHVNSYLIVGAERALLFDTGLGIGNIHAQVRRITDLPLVVVNSHHHFDHRGGNQHVDAEDFLCHRSGESLYRAVPDDELRDYAVGAEQMLAVYNEFRALDKVKFFLSPDDLTMRPLPDLRSWAIPATPPTRGVDHGDVIDLGGRRLEVLHTPGHVPDSVCLWEADTGFLFCGDTVLTTTYWAHYPESDVTMFAASLKALAALPITKAFVGHNLVADVDAAYVARVAAAFSRVAAAPGCGEVVDGPHGATVRRTEGPGFAILSAL from the coding sequence ATGAGCTCGGGTACGGCCGCCGGCACGGAAGCTGTTCCGGATTGGTTCGTGGTGCGCGACTACGGTTGCGGGGTCCACCTGATCTCCGAACCGTGCCACGTCAACAGTTATCTCATCGTCGGCGCCGAGCGCGCACTGCTTTTCGACACCGGCCTCGGAATCGGCAACATCCACGCGCAGGTGCGCCGGATCACCGATCTACCACTGGTTGTCGTCAACTCACATCATCACTTCGATCACCGGGGTGGCAACCAGCACGTCGACGCCGAGGACTTCCTCTGCCACCGGTCGGGGGAGTCCCTCTACCGTGCGGTCCCCGACGACGAACTGCGCGACTATGCCGTGGGCGCCGAGCAGATGCTGGCCGTGTACAACGAGTTCCGCGCTCTGGACAAGGTGAAGTTCTTCCTCAGTCCAGATGACCTCACGATGAGACCGTTGCCCGATCTGCGGTCGTGGGCGATTCCGGCGACACCACCGACACGAGGAGTCGATCACGGCGATGTCATCGATCTCGGCGGGCGACGACTCGAAGTGCTGCACACACCCGGCCACGTCCCGGACTCGGTGTGCCTGTGGGAGGCCGACACCGGTTTCCTGTTCTGCGGGGATACAGTGCTGACCACGACCTACTGGGCCCACTACCCGGAGAGCGACGTCACGATGTTCGCGGCCTCACTCAAGGCGCTCGCAGCACTTCCGATCACGAAAGCCTTTGTCGGACACAATCTCGTTGCCGACGTGGACGCCGCATATGTCGCACGGGTCGCGGCCGCGTTCTCCCGCGTGGCGGCCGCACCCGGATGCGGCGAGGTCGTCGACGGTCCGCACGGCGCGACTGTCCGTCGTACCGAGGGACCCGGCTTCGCGATCCTCAGCGCGCTCTGA
- a CDS encoding amidohydrolase family protein, which yields MRTVFSGGAVIIDAHAEVPSGFVVVDDGVITDVGDGEATHDILSSADRTVDTTGRLVMPGFINAHCHLFQSMLRGLNKTTQCLEDWLANDIAPYTARLQPADLYLAATAGLLENLRSGVTTVLENQYVHHHPDNTDRVARAFRDIGIRGLIARGGVDVKVPGVPNPRLETVDGFLDNVARFVSDWDGAANGRIRCEAAIQTTWLASGELCDRVGGFIADNRIGLHAHCAETRTSVASTIAGHGRREVPYFRDHGLIGPGTQLVHCVWIDPEECELIAELGATVVTCPTSNAYLASGPAPVSDLRALGVPVAIGCDGPGSNNGQNMFEAIKWSVLSDRLRTLDAGRLSEVDALDMAWRGGARAVGMEGRLGAVRAGHLADLVTLDVESPGYSGSSTLRRAVVFTGSPADVRDVWVDGIQVVRDSEVLTADRHDIHHEMRARRAAIVNFDDLAVTP from the coding sequence ATGAGAACGGTATTCAGCGGTGGCGCGGTCATCATCGACGCCCACGCCGAGGTGCCGTCGGGTTTCGTCGTCGTCGACGACGGTGTGATCACCGACGTCGGCGACGGCGAGGCCACACACGACATCCTCTCCTCGGCCGACCGCACGGTCGACACCACCGGCCGTCTGGTGATGCCCGGGTTCATCAACGCACACTGCCATCTCTTCCAGTCCATGCTTCGCGGGCTCAACAAGACGACGCAATGCCTCGAGGACTGGCTGGCCAATGACATCGCGCCCTACACCGCCCGCCTGCAGCCGGCCGACCTCTACCTCGCCGCCACCGCGGGACTCCTGGAGAACCTCCGTTCCGGGGTGACCACGGTCCTGGAGAACCAGTACGTCCATCACCACCCGGACAACACCGACCGGGTCGCCCGCGCCTTTCGTGACATCGGCATCCGTGGCCTGATCGCCCGTGGCGGCGTCGACGTGAAGGTCCCCGGCGTACCGAACCCCCGACTGGAGACCGTCGACGGCTTCCTCGACAACGTCGCGCGATTCGTGTCCGACTGGGACGGTGCCGCAAACGGCCGAATCCGTTGCGAGGCAGCGATACAGACGACCTGGCTGGCATCGGGTGAGCTCTGCGATCGGGTGGGCGGGTTCATCGCCGACAACCGGATCGGCCTGCACGCGCACTGCGCGGAGACCCGGACCAGCGTCGCGTCGACGATCGCCGGCCACGGCCGGCGTGAGGTGCCCTACTTCCGTGACCACGGCCTCATCGGGCCCGGCACCCAACTGGTCCACTGCGTGTGGATCGACCCGGAGGAGTGTGAACTGATCGCCGAGCTGGGCGCCACGGTGGTCACCTGCCCGACCTCCAACGCCTACCTCGCCTCCGGTCCGGCACCGGTCTCGGACCTGCGCGCCCTGGGCGTGCCGGTTGCGATCGGATGCGACGGGCCGGGAAGCAACAACGGACAGAACATGTTCGAGGCCATCAAATGGTCGGTGCTGTCCGATCGGCTGCGCACGCTCGACGCCGGGCGGCTCAGCGAGGTCGACGCGCTGGACATGGCCTGGCGCGGCGGCGCCCGTGCGGTCGGCATGGAAGGCCGTCTCGGCGCCGTGCGCGCCGGTCATCTCGCCGACCTGGTGACACTCGACGTCGAGTCCCCCGGCTACTCCGGATCGTCGACGTTGCGCCGGGCGGTGGTGTTCACCGGTTCACCCGCCGACGTGCGGGACGTGTGGGTCGACGGCATCCAGGTGGTCCGGGACTCCGAGGTCCTCACCGCCGACCGCCACGACATCCACCACGAGATGCGTGCGAGACGCGCAGCGATAGTCAACTTCGACGATTTGGCGGTGACACCATGA
- a CDS encoding ABC transporter substrate-binding protein, producing the protein MNPARPRRRLIRVAVAVIASALALSTAACGSDTSENADGATKMNVILPWYADPEGGGYFAADAENLYADKNIDVTLEPGGPQVSATQLVASGRAQIGHSDAAGIVQAQQQGIPVVAIAAIYQDNPVGIISHKDQNITSFDDMKGKTLVSQAGALYPVWLDKKLGVPLKTMQYQGSIATFLNDPTLLQQGWPTNEVRQAEEAGVPVNFMPYSESGFNPYNDVVFTSKEYFDSHQEELKAFLDASIQGWHDYMADVDVATKANEAILKANSEQSPESVWFAWDAQRKFVATGDGVKQIGAMTEARWNTLIEQLTELGQVTKPVTASELYDATLLPMIASPTEMPPVPADAN; encoded by the coding sequence ATGAATCCTGCACGTCCCCGTCGACGGCTCATCCGAGTGGCAGTCGCCGTGATCGCCTCGGCGCTCGCACTGAGTACCGCGGCCTGCGGTTCGGACACGTCGGAGAATGCCGACGGCGCCACCAAGATGAACGTGATCCTGCCCTGGTACGCCGATCCGGAGGGCGGCGGATACTTCGCCGCCGATGCCGAGAATCTGTACGCGGACAAGAACATCGACGTGACCCTGGAGCCCGGCGGTCCCCAGGTGTCGGCCACCCAGCTCGTCGCGTCGGGTCGGGCCCAGATCGGCCACTCCGACGCCGCCGGCATCGTGCAGGCGCAGCAGCAGGGCATCCCGGTGGTCGCGATCGCCGCCATCTACCAGGACAATCCGGTGGGGATCATCTCCCACAAGGATCAGAACATCACCTCCTTCGACGACATGAAGGGCAAGACCCTCGTCAGCCAGGCCGGCGCGCTGTACCCGGTGTGGCTCGACAAGAAGCTCGGTGTGCCGCTCAAGACCATGCAGTACCAGGGGTCGATCGCGACCTTCCTCAACGACCCCACGCTCCTCCAGCAGGGCTGGCCCACCAACGAGGTCCGCCAGGCCGAAGAGGCCGGTGTCCCGGTCAACTTCATGCCGTACTCGGAGTCGGGCTTCAACCCCTACAACGACGTGGTCTTCACCTCGAAGGAGTACTTCGACTCCCACCAGGAGGAGCTGAAGGCCTTCCTCGACGCCAGCATCCAGGGTTGGCACGACTACATGGCCGACGTCGATGTCGCGACGAAGGCGAATGAGGCGATCCTCAAGGCCAACTCGGAGCAGTCCCCCGAATCGGTCTGGTTCGCCTGGGACGCACAGCGCAAGTTCGTGGCGACCGGCGACGGCGTCAAGCAGATCGGCGCGATGACCGAGGCCCGCTGGAACACCCTGATCGAGCAGCTGACCGAGCTCGGCCAGGTCACCAAGCCGGTGACCGCGAGCGAACTCTACGACGCGACCCTGCTCCCGATGATCGCCTCGCCGACCGAGATGCCGCCGGTTCCCGCCGACGCCAACTGA
- a CDS encoding sulfite exporter TauE/SafE family protein has protein sequence MSTWELLAVLVAGVGAGAINAVVGSGTLITFPTLVAFGVPPVTATMSNAIGLVAGGVSGTWGYRRELAGQWPQLRWQIPASFVGALVGCWLLLHLPETVFEAVVPVLLIAALVLVVAQPRIQKWVGRRSVTTGELVRPHLSAVRIALMVAGTFAVGIYGGYFTAAQGIMLMAILGIVVPDHIQRMNAAKNLLSLVVNIVAAVTYTLVAFDRIDWSAAGVIAIGSLVGGVVGARYGRRLSPRALRAVIVIVGLIGLWRLLG, from the coding sequence GTGAGCACCTGGGAGCTGTTGGCCGTCCTCGTCGCGGGCGTCGGAGCCGGCGCGATCAACGCGGTTGTGGGTAGCGGCACGCTGATCACGTTCCCCACGCTCGTCGCCTTCGGCGTGCCGCCGGTGACCGCGACGATGTCCAACGCGATCGGTCTGGTCGCCGGCGGCGTGTCCGGCACCTGGGGTTATCGCCGTGAACTGGCCGGGCAGTGGCCCCAGTTGCGCTGGCAGATCCCGGCCTCGTTCGTCGGCGCCCTCGTCGGTTGCTGGCTGCTGCTGCATCTGCCCGAGACGGTGTTCGAGGCCGTCGTCCCGGTCCTGCTGATCGCGGCCCTGGTTCTCGTGGTCGCGCAGCCCCGGATCCAGAAGTGGGTCGGACGTCGATCCGTCACCACCGGCGAGCTCGTCCGCCCGCACCTGAGCGCGGTCCGCATCGCCCTGATGGTCGCCGGAACATTCGCGGTGGGCATCTACGGCGGCTACTTCACCGCTGCCCAGGGCATCATGCTGATGGCGATCCTCGGCATCGTCGTACCCGACCACATCCAGCGGATGAACGCCGCCAAGAACCTGCTGTCACTGGTCGTCAACATCGTTGCCGCCGTCACCTACACGCTGGTGGCGTTCGACCGCATCGACTGGTCTGCTGCCGGGGTCATCGCCATCGGCTCGCTGGTCGGCGGTGTCGTCGGCGCACGCTATGGTCGACGCCTGTCGCCCCGCGCCCTCCGCGCGGTGATCGTGATCGTCGGGCTGATCGGGTTGTGGCGCCTGCTGGGGTGA
- a CDS encoding ABC transporter permease — protein MTVIESQSSVVKSFFTKVVRPTTSVRKAGSDAPWHVRLRRMLPPLGAFVIGLALWQLVIELFDIPPYMLPSPRTLVETLWEERTAIWEPTWVTVQESYLAFAVATVTGIAIALVMARWNIAERGFYPYLIVLQTIPIVAIAPLFVVWIGPGQTTNMLVGAMIALFPVAANTLHGLKSTDRNLVQLYSMAGAPPRITLFSLRFPGASPAILTGMRIAAGSAVIGAIVGEFVAGVGGGEGGLGYIITQSAVQLRTPQLFVAVVMASAVSLVLFGFVVLLERLLLSRWHESALPEDE, from the coding sequence ATGACCGTCATCGAGTCCCAGTCGTCTGTCGTCAAGTCCTTCTTCACCAAGGTCGTCCGACCCACGACGTCGGTCAGGAAGGCGGGATCCGACGCCCCGTGGCACGTACGGCTCCGGCGCATGCTGCCACCGCTGGGCGCGTTCGTCATCGGACTCGCGCTGTGGCAGTTGGTGATCGAGCTCTTCGACATCCCGCCCTACATGCTGCCTTCACCGCGAACGCTGGTGGAGACACTGTGGGAGGAGCGCACGGCGATCTGGGAGCCCACCTGGGTGACCGTCCAGGAGTCCTACCTCGCCTTCGCGGTCGCGACCGTCACCGGTATCGCGATCGCCCTGGTGATGGCGCGCTGGAACATCGCCGAACGGGGCTTCTACCCCTATCTGATCGTGCTGCAGACGATTCCGATCGTCGCGATCGCACCGCTCTTCGTCGTGTGGATCGGGCCCGGGCAGACCACCAACATGCTCGTCGGTGCCATGATCGCGTTGTTCCCGGTCGCCGCGAACACGCTCCACGGCCTGAAGTCGACCGACCGCAACCTCGTCCAGCTGTACTCGATGGCGGGCGCACCGCCGCGGATCACACTGTTCTCGCTGCGCTTCCCCGGCGCGTCACCGGCCATCCTGACCGGCATGCGCATCGCCGCCGGCTCGGCCGTGATCGGCGCGATCGTCGGCGAGTTCGTCGCCGGTGTCGGCGGCGGGGAGGGCGGCCTGGGCTACATCATCACCCAGAGCGCGGTGCAACTGCGGACGCCTCAGTTGTTCGTCGCCGTCGTCATGGCCAGCGCCGTGTCCCTGGTCCTGTTCGGCTTTGTCGTCCTGCTCGAACGCCTTCTGCTGTCCCGGTGGCACGAGTCGGCACTTCCCGAAGACGAATGA
- a CDS encoding creatininase family protein translates to MSRIFHLAHLTTTDVEAIDKSDAVVVQPIGAVEQHGPHLPLITDAMHAEVITTTAVESLPDDCNVWVLPTLHYGKSTEHLGRSGTIAMSASTLMSVCLDLGESLAASGFRKLVFVNGHGGQPGLLDVVARDIRHQTGLEVFPVMPMRFPSPPEVDRSHDDFDIHGGYGETSIMMAIAPELVRHERAFADGQRAAREFARYKHLTLEGTFPTAWLTDDISRSGTVGDPTHANADVGKKILASAAGHLAESLLEVRSFSFPALDAPAASPS, encoded by the coding sequence ATGTCACGAATCTTCCACCTTGCCCATCTGACCACCACCGATGTCGAGGCGATCGACAAATCCGATGCCGTGGTGGTCCAGCCCATCGGCGCCGTCGAACAACACGGCCCGCATCTCCCGCTGATCACCGACGCCATGCACGCCGAGGTGATCACCACCACCGCCGTCGAGAGCCTGCCCGACGACTGCAACGTGTGGGTGCTGCCCACCCTGCACTACGGCAAGTCCACCGAACACCTCGGCCGGAGCGGGACCATCGCGATGTCGGCGTCGACCCTCATGTCGGTCTGCCTGGATCTCGGAGAGTCACTGGCCGCCAGTGGTTTCCGCAAACTGGTGTTCGTCAACGGCCACGGTGGGCAACCCGGGTTGCTCGATGTCGTCGCCCGCGACATCCGCCACCAGACCGGACTCGAGGTCTTCCCTGTCATGCCGATGCGCTTTCCCTCGCCGCCCGAGGTGGACCGCTCGCACGACGATTTCGACATCCACGGAGGCTACGGCGAAACGTCGATCATGATGGCGATCGCGCCCGAACTGGTCCGCCACGAACGGGCTTTCGCCGACGGACAGCGCGCGGCCCGGGAGTTCGCCCGGTACAAGCACCTCACGCTTGAGGGCACCTTCCCCACCGCCTGGCTCACCGACGACATCTCGCGGTCGGGCACGGTCGGCGACCCGACCCACGCCAATGCCGATGTGGGCAAGAAGATCCTGGCCTCGGCGGCCGGGCACCTCGCCGAATCCCTCCTGGAGGTGCGCTCGTTCAGTTTCCCCGCCCTCGACGCGCCCGCCGCCAGCCCGTCATGA
- a CDS encoding ABC transporter ATP-binding protein — protein MTESLTDLGPDPHQDTGPHHESGPQQDSGLISFTRADKVYNNGFRALAPIDLTVTRGEITVLVGPSGCGKTTLLRMAAGLTEPTSGTMTRDTDRMSYVFQDPTLLAWRRVQANVELVAKLQGVGRKERRARATEAISMVGLDGFEKSFPRELSGGMKMRASLARSVTSDPELLLMDEPFSALDEFNREKMGAELLRLWREKQFSVLFITHSIYEACTLGHQIAIMNTGPGHVEEVVSSPSPPSLDPGHERDEQALRALQQQISIKLGSFRE, from the coding sequence ATGACAGAGTCCCTCACAGACCTCGGCCCCGATCCCCACCAAGACACCGGACCCCACCACGAGAGTGGGCCCCAACAGGATTCCGGTCTGATCTCGTTCACGCGCGCGGACAAGGTGTACAACAACGGTTTCCGCGCGCTGGCACCGATCGACCTCACGGTCACACGCGGCGAGATCACCGTCCTCGTCGGACCGTCGGGCTGCGGTAAGACCACGCTTCTGCGGATGGCCGCAGGACTCACCGAGCCCACGTCGGGGACGATGACGCGCGACACCGACAGGATGTCGTATGTGTTCCAGGACCCGACGCTGCTCGCGTGGCGCAGAGTCCAGGCGAATGTGGAGCTGGTCGCGAAACTCCAGGGCGTGGGGCGCAAGGAACGCCGCGCACGCGCCACCGAGGCCATCTCGATGGTGGGACTCGACGGCTTCGAGAAGTCGTTTCCCCGCGAGCTGTCCGGCGGCATGAAGATGCGGGCCTCGCTTGCCCGCTCGGTCACCAGCGATCCCGAACTGCTGCTGATGGACGAGCCGTTCTCGGCGCTCGACGAGTTCAACCGCGAGAAGATGGGTGCCGAGCTGCTACGGCTGTGGCGCGAGAAGCAGTTCAGCGTCCTGTTCATCACGCACTCCATCTACGAGGCCTGCACGCTCGGCCATCAGATCGCGATCATGAACACCGGCCCGGGCCACGTCGAAGAGGTCGTCTCGTCCCCCAGCCCGCCCTCACTCGACCCCGGCCACGAGCGCGACGAGCAGGCATTGCGTGCTCTGCAACAACAGATTTCCATCAAGCTCGGGAGCTTCCGCGAATGA
- a CDS encoding FadR/GntR family transcriptional regulator, with amino-acid sequence MEFPHSVGFVRRSTSIGAEIVAHFEQLISSGELAPGTRLPSERELATSLNVSRTSLREAMHELEVKNMVARRPGRGTIVTEPHGQANDLYERISEAERTLRDVAELRETIEPRFAELAARRITDSTLIALEDVLAKTRLPMTQQESIELDISFHMLIAQASQNRLLVALGTLANEWTASTRALSHADSPARRLSHEGHHRIYLRLRERDAEAARQAMLDHLSEVADMTRTHHPSF; translated from the coding sequence ATGGAGTTCCCACACTCGGTCGGGTTCGTGCGCCGGTCGACGTCGATCGGCGCCGAGATCGTCGCCCACTTCGAACAACTGATCTCCAGCGGCGAACTCGCCCCGGGAACCCGGCTGCCCTCCGAGCGGGAACTGGCCACCTCCCTCAACGTCTCGCGCACCTCGCTGCGTGAGGCGATGCACGAGCTGGAAGTCAAGAACATGGTGGCGCGCCGCCCCGGCCGAGGGACCATCGTCACCGAACCGCACGGTCAGGCAAACGACTTGTACGAGCGCATCTCCGAGGCCGAGCGCACGTTGCGTGACGTCGCCGAGCTGCGGGAGACCATCGAGCCGAGGTTCGCCGAACTCGCGGCTCGTCGCATCACCGACTCGACGTTGATCGCCCTCGAGGACGTGTTGGCGAAGACGCGGCTGCCGATGACCCAGCAAGAGTCCATCGAGCTCGACATCAGTTTCCACATGCTCATCGCGCAGGCCTCCCAGAACCGGCTGCTGGTTGCGCTCGGCACCCTGGCCAACGAATGGACCGCCTCGACGCGCGCGCTCTCACACGCGGATTCGCCCGCGCGCCGCCTGTCCCACGAGGGCCACCACCGGATCTACCTCCGCCTGCGCGAACGCGACGCCGAAGCGGCACGGCAGGCGATGCTGGACCACCTGTCCGAGGTGGCCGACATGACACGCACACACCACCCCTCGTTCTGA
- a CDS encoding acetamidase/formamidase family protein yields MSTNIADDVVGTHSLVSSPDTVMWGELPCAGDSPVAAMNPGETITIDTVSHEGILPDQGSDPLEFFARFGVPAREVLPDAVETAAAVPRADQLGPHVVTGPIAVHGAVPGDLLAVTVVDLRRRADYGIVSSRHGKGALPESFPDGLSTSVFCRAQGDVGFLPLAQDESAYAGGGRSIRFPLHPFLGLMGVATEATLRPHSTPPGLYGGNLDISHLGVGATLYLPVQVAGALLYVGDPHFAQGDGEVALTAFEAPLRATLHVDVVEGGARATNNRPFAETAELLISIGLDEDLDEACRESVRGALDLLVHRYDIPRHLAYAYLSAAADVRISQVVDQVKGCHAVMRKADFREWS; encoded by the coding sequence GTGAGTACGAACATCGCCGACGACGTGGTCGGCACTCACAGTCTCGTCTCGTCCCCGGACACGGTGATGTGGGGCGAGCTCCCCTGCGCCGGTGACTCCCCGGTGGCGGCGATGAATCCCGGCGAGACGATCACCATCGACACGGTGAGCCACGAGGGAATCCTGCCCGACCAGGGGAGTGACCCGCTCGAGTTCTTCGCCCGCTTCGGTGTGCCGGCCCGCGAGGTGCTCCCCGATGCGGTGGAGACCGCGGCCGCCGTCCCCCGCGCGGACCAGCTCGGTCCCCACGTCGTGACCGGACCGATCGCGGTGCACGGTGCGGTCCCGGGAGACCTGCTGGCGGTCACCGTCGTCGACCTCCGGCGTCGCGCCGACTACGGCATCGTGTCGTCGCGACACGGCAAGGGCGCACTGCCCGAGAGCTTTCCCGACGGCTTGTCGACCAGTGTGTTCTGCCGCGCCCAGGGTGACGTGGGGTTCCTGCCCCTGGCCCAGGACGAATCCGCCTATGCCGGTGGCGGCCGGTCCATCCGGTTCCCGCTGCACCCCTTCCTCGGCCTCATGGGTGTGGCGACCGAGGCGACCCTGCGGCCCCACTCGACGCCGCCGGGTCTCTACGGCGGCAACCTCGACATCTCCCACCTCGGTGTCGGCGCCACGCTCTATCTGCCGGTGCAGGTGGCCGGCGCGCTGCTCTACGTCGGCGATCCCCACTTCGCCCAGGGGGATGGCGAGGTGGCCCTGACCGCGTTCGAGGCCCCGCTGCGCGCCACCCTCCACGTGGACGTCGTGGAAGGCGGGGCGCGGGCCACCAACAATCGCCCGTTCGCCGAGACCGCGGAACTGCTGATCAGTATCGGGCTCGACGAGGACCTCGACGAGGCGTGCCGCGAGAGTGTCCGTGGTGCACTGGACCTCCTGGTGCACCGATACGACATCCCTCGGCATCTGGCCTACGCCTACCTCAGTGCCGCGGCCGATGTCCGCATCTCGCAGGTCGTCGATCAGGTGAAGGGATGTCACGCGGTGATGCGCAAAGCCGACTTCCGAGAATGGTCATGA
- a CDS encoding DUF808 domain-containing protein: MASGLVALLDDIVTLTKVAAASLDDIGAAAGKASVKAAGVVVDDTAVTPRYVDGFTPDRELPIVRKIAIGSIRNKLLIILPIAMILSQFLPQALPYLLIAGGLFLCFEGAEKVWEAVGGGHHTEETTVDRNGPEFEKTMVSGAIRTDLILSAEIMVISLSSVESEPFWTRLAVLVVVAFLITALVYGVVAIIVKTDDVGLALAQRESTLSQKVGRGLVTAMPKIMSTLTIVGIAAMLWVGGHILIVNVGEAGFHWPADQLHHLEHWFEELVHGGFGGVLSWTAGTIASAVVGLVVGALVVAIMHVIPKRKKKQPAAH; the protein is encoded by the coding sequence GTGGCCAGTGGCCTCGTCGCCCTGCTCGACGACATCGTGACCCTCACCAAAGTCGCCGCGGCGTCCCTCGACGACATCGGGGCGGCTGCCGGTAAAGCCAGCGTCAAGGCCGCCGGTGTCGTGGTCGACGACACGGCTGTCACCCCGCGGTACGTCGACGGGTTCACCCCCGATCGCGAGCTGCCGATCGTGCGCAAGATCGCCATCGGCTCGATCCGCAACAAGCTGCTGATCATCCTGCCGATCGCGATGATCCTGAGTCAGTTCCTCCCGCAGGCGCTGCCGTACCTGCTGATCGCCGGTGGCCTGTTCCTGTGCTTCGAGGGTGCCGAGAAGGTCTGGGAGGCGGTCGGCGGTGGTCATCACACCGAGGAGACGACGGTCGACCGGAACGGTCCCGAGTTCGAGAAGACCATGGTCAGCGGCGCGATCCGTACCGACCTGATCCTGTCAGCCGAGATCATGGTGATCTCACTGTCGTCGGTCGAGTCCGAGCCGTTCTGGACGCGGCTGGCCGTCCTCGTTGTCGTCGCCTTCCTCATCACCGCCCTCGTCTACGGCGTGGTCGCGATCATCGTCAAGACCGACGACGTCGGTCTGGCGCTGGCGCAGCGCGAGTCGACGCTGAGCCAGAAGGTCGGCCGCGGTCTGGTGACCGCGATGCCCAAGATCATGTCGACGCTCACCATCGTCGGTATCGCCGCGATGCTGTGGGTCGGCGGGCACATCCTGATCGTCAACGTCGGCGAGGCCGGCTTCCATTGGCCCGCCGACCAGCTCCACCACCTCGAGCACTGGTTCGAGGAGCTCGTCCACGGCGGCTTCGGCGGGGTCCTGTCCTGGACCGCGGGCACCATCGCATCGGCGGTCGTCGGTCTCGTCGTCGGTGCCCTCGTCGTGGCGATCATGCACGTCATCCCGAAGCGCAAGAAGAAGCAACCCGCCGCCCATTGA
- a CDS encoding cysteine hydrolase family protein, with the protein MTRNSWTLSPTHADLRRPPASATPLTLDAEPSALTLDLGRTALLVVDMQNDFVAEGGWLNHIGVDVSGAAEAITTLDAGLPVLRDAGVPVIWLNWGNRPDLANLPPGVRHVYDPDGSGGGIGDRAGRSEAVLTQGSWGAAITESLHPDPRDLFVDKYRMSGFFDTPLDSVLRNLRVDTLLFAGVNADQCVYATLTDAACLGYDVIMLSDVVATTSPSYCMEATTYNVRQCYGFTALFSALIARIEKS; encoded by the coding sequence ATGACGCGCAACTCCTGGACGTTGTCGCCGACACACGCCGACCTGCGCAGACCCCCGGCGTCTGCCACCCCCCTCACGCTGGATGCCGAACCCAGCGCGCTCACCCTCGACCTCGGCCGCACGGCGCTGCTCGTCGTCGACATGCAGAACGATTTCGTCGCCGAGGGCGGATGGCTCAACCACATCGGCGTCGACGTGTCGGGTGCCGCCGAGGCGATCACCACCCTCGACGCGGGCCTTCCGGTCCTGCGTGATGCCGGCGTGCCGGTCATCTGGCTGAACTGGGGCAATCGGCCCGACCTGGCCAATCTGCCGCCGGGGGTCCGCCACGTCTACGACCCCGACGGTTCCGGCGGTGGCATCGGGGACCGGGCAGGCCGCTCGGAAGCCGTTCTCACACAGGGCAGCTGGGGAGCGGCGATCACCGAGTCGCTGCACCCCGACCCCCGGGACCTGTTCGTCGACAAGTACCGGATGAGCGGGTTCTTCGACACCCCGCTCGATTCCGTACTCCGCAACCTGCGCGTCGACACCCTCCTGTTCGCCGGGGTGAACGCCGATCAATGCGTGTACGCCACGCTGACCGACGCGGCGTGCCTGGGATACGACGTCATCATGCTCAGCGATGTCGTCGCGACCACATCGCCCTCGTACTGCATGGAAGCCACCACCTACAACGTTCGTCAGTGCTACGGATTCACCGCCCTCTTCTCCGCACTGATCGCCAGAATCGAGAAATCATGA